In the Haloferula helveola genome, one interval contains:
- a CDS encoding sodium:solute symporter family transporter → MTLAVSLSSESAWSIVVGLGVLWVALGIWWGRKAKTSEGFMLAGRNVGLSLGAATAMATWVTSNTTMVAPLLAYEKGVWGMLAYASASFGLLLFAPLAFRIRRLLPEGVTAGDFFRKRYGRVGWAVFLIITLVYSITWLVTMAIAGGKLLEALGGIPYAQGMTLIMVVCVLYTLFGGLYAVIGTDFIQSLIILIGIVFIGFTVINHMDVSTVHEEISRDQPALLDVMMPAAMLAIFNNMLFGFGEVMHNNVWWSRAFAMREKVAPKAFFLSGVLWFPIPIAAGFIALAAGPLGVNVTDPSKVGPEVAEHALGLAGLGSFAGVIILIVLFCSMASSIDSLLAATSDLLVRDIYEGLFGQELNPQKFRPVAATSIIAVSVIAWFLALSGWNVDQVLFSAGALVASLIWPVIAGLFWKRLNRTLVVVGILAGCTTGMFCYFEVQTYTGALVGAAVSMVFTLAARWIRPSELDSTTV, encoded by the coding sequence ATGACCCTTGCCGTTTCGCTCAGTTCCGAAAGCGCATGGTCGATCGTCGTCGGCCTCGGCGTGCTGTGGGTGGCTCTTGGTATTTGGTGGGGCCGGAAGGCCAAAACCAGCGAGGGTTTCATGCTGGCCGGCAGGAATGTCGGACTGTCCCTCGGCGCCGCCACGGCGATGGCGACCTGGGTGACTTCGAACACCACGATGGTCGCACCGCTTCTGGCTTATGAGAAAGGCGTGTGGGGTATGCTTGCCTATGCTTCGGCCTCCTTCGGTCTGCTGTTGTTCGCACCACTGGCATTCCGAATTCGCAGGCTTCTACCGGAGGGGGTTACCGCCGGCGACTTTTTCCGGAAACGCTACGGCCGAGTCGGTTGGGCGGTGTTTCTGATCATCACCTTGGTCTACTCGATCACCTGGCTGGTCACGATGGCGATCGCGGGTGGAAAGCTGTTGGAGGCGCTCGGTGGCATTCCCTACGCCCAGGGCATGACGCTGATCATGGTGGTCTGCGTCCTCTACACCCTCTTCGGAGGATTGTATGCGGTCATCGGAACCGACTTCATCCAAAGCCTGATCATCCTTATCGGCATCGTCTTCATCGGCTTTACGGTGATCAACCACATGGATGTCTCGACTGTGCACGAGGAGATCTCACGCGATCAGCCGGCGCTACTCGACGTCATGATGCCGGCCGCCATGCTGGCGATCTTCAACAACATGCTCTTCGGCTTCGGCGAGGTGATGCACAACAACGTCTGGTGGTCCCGGGCTTTCGCCATGCGCGAGAAAGTGGCGCCCAAGGCGTTCTTCCTCTCGGGCGTCTTGTGGTTCCCCATTCCGATCGCCGCCGGTTTCATCGCCCTCGCCGCCGGGCCGCTCGGCGTCAACGTGACGGATCCGTCCAAGGTCGGGCCCGAGGTCGCGGAGCATGCCCTTGGTCTTGCGGGCCTCGGGTCGTTTGCCGGGGTGATCATCCTCATCGTTCTTTTCTGCTCGATGGCGTCGTCCATCGATTCGCTGCTCGCCGCGACTTCCGACCTACTGGTGCGCGACATCTACGAGGGTCTGTTCGGACAGGAGTTGAACCCTCAGAAGTTCCGTCCGGTTGCCGCGACGAGCATCATTGCCGTCTCGGTCATCGCGTGGTTTCTCGCCCTCAGCGGCTGGAACGTCGACCAAGTGCTGTTCAGTGCCGGCGCGCTGGTGGCGAGCCTGATATGGCCCGTGATCGCTGGCCTGTTCTGGAAACGCCTGAACCGGACTCTCGTGGTTGTCGGCATTCTTGCCGGGTGCACGACCGGGATGTTCTGCTACTTTGAGGTCCAAACCTACACCGGAGCGCTCGTCGGAGCCGCCGTTTCGATGGTGTTCACCCTTGCGGCCCGCTGGATCCGGCCGTCCGAGCTAGATTCCACCACCGTCTGA
- the yihA gene encoding ribosome biogenesis GTP-binding protein YihA/YsxC, with amino-acid sequence MKVRSADFETSAPEYELCPPPNLPEFAFIGRSNVGKSSLLNMLTGRKALARVSARPGATQMINFFTINGNWSLVDLPGYGYSKTPQAVRENFQKAVSDYLANRESLSCVFVLIDGRLTPQKIDLDFCDWLAVGGVPFVIAFTKADKTKAGKLKSNVEAFLAELADRVEGEPRWFVTSAPESKGREEMLEFIGQVLESC; translated from the coding sequence ATGAAAGTCCGCTCCGCAGATTTCGAAACCAGCGCTCCCGAGTATGAGCTGTGCCCGCCGCCGAACTTGCCCGAGTTCGCGTTCATCGGGCGCTCGAACGTCGGCAAGTCATCGCTGCTCAACATGCTGACCGGCCGCAAGGCGCTGGCCAGGGTCTCGGCCCGGCCCGGCGCCACGCAGATGATCAACTTTTTCACGATCAACGGCAACTGGTCACTGGTCGATCTGCCCGGATACGGCTACTCGAAGACTCCGCAGGCGGTGCGCGAGAATTTCCAGAAGGCGGTTTCCGATTACCTCGCCAACCGCGAGAGCCTGAGCTGCGTATTCGTCCTGATCGACGGCCGACTGACACCGCAGAAGATCGATCTCGATTTCTGCGACTGGCTCGCGGTCGGCGGCGTGCCCTTCGTGATCGCCTTCACCAAGGCGGACAAGACCAAGGCCGGGAAGCTGAAGTCGAATGTCGAGGCCTTCCTCGCCGAGCTGGCGGATCGGGTGGAGGGCGAGCCCCGGTGGTTCGTCACCTCCGCCCCGGAGAGCAAGGGCAGGGAAGAAATGCTCGAATTCATCGGGCAGGTCCTCGAGTCCTGTTAG
- a CDS encoding PQQ-binding-like beta-propeller repeat protein, which translates to MPNAPQSRLLAAALTAAILCVSPDLAGRTWTEAESGRTVEADLVRVSDGKVTLRRSYGKTFELATTSLSSADQTFLKTAKAPAEWPTWQGPARDNISPDTGLLKEWPKEGPKLVWSFDQGGKGYSSPSIAGGKLFFTGSRKGMAEIICLDAATGKELWSAAIGDDPEKGYNTGWGGGPRGAPTVSEGHVYAMSANGELGCFDITNGKRVWKKDLVKGFGGKVPGWGYSESPLVDGDKLVVTPGGKQGAIVAFDKKSGKELWRSKDLTEDAQYSSLVISNAGGKRQYVQLFMNKLAGVDGESGDLLWTSEWPPGRTAVIPTPICFDDKVYMTSGYGAGCKLVEIGADSAKDVWENKVMKNHHGGVVRVDGHVYGFSDGAGLVCQNLESGDRVWSEKGEGLQKGAVSYADGMLFGLDEHDGSVFLAEASSDGFKELGRFSLPRETKLREGTQGKVWTHPVIIGGRLYLRDQDLVFCYDVKG; encoded by the coding sequence ATGCCCAACGCACCTCAATCCCGCCTGCTGGCCGCCGCACTGACGGCTGCGATCCTTTGCGTATCCCCGGACCTTGCCGGACGAACCTGGACCGAGGCGGAAAGCGGCAGGACCGTCGAGGCGGATCTGGTCAGGGTGAGCGACGGTAAGGTCACCCTGCGCAGGAGTTACGGAAAAACGTTCGAGCTCGCGACCACCAGTCTTTCCTCCGCTGACCAGACCTTCCTCAAGACCGCCAAAGCTCCGGCGGAGTGGCCGACCTGGCAGGGGCCCGCGCGTGACAACATCTCGCCGGACACGGGCCTCCTGAAGGAGTGGCCGAAGGAAGGACCGAAGCTCGTCTGGAGTTTCGACCAAGGAGGCAAAGGCTACAGCTCGCCCTCGATCGCGGGCGGCAAGCTGTTCTTCACGGGCAGCCGAAAGGGAATGGCGGAAATCATCTGTCTCGACGCCGCGACCGGAAAGGAACTGTGGAGCGCCGCGATCGGCGATGATCCGGAGAAGGGCTACAACACCGGATGGGGCGGCGGTCCCCGGGGGGCCCCGACGGTCAGCGAGGGACACGTTTACGCGATGAGCGCGAACGGCGAACTGGGTTGTTTCGATATCACCAATGGCAAGCGGGTCTGGAAGAAGGACCTCGTGAAGGGTTTCGGCGGAAAGGTGCCGGGATGGGGTTACTCCGAGTCGCCCTTGGTCGACGGAGACAAGCTGGTCGTCACACCGGGAGGCAAGCAGGGAGCGATCGTTGCCTTCGACAAGAAAAGCGGGAAGGAACTCTGGCGCAGCAAGGATCTCACCGAGGACGCGCAGTATTCCTCACTCGTCATCTCGAATGCCGGTGGCAAGCGCCAATACGTCCAGCTCTTCATGAACAAGCTCGCGGGCGTTGACGGCGAATCGGGTGACCTGCTTTGGACCTCGGAGTGGCCGCCCGGGCGGACCGCGGTGATTCCCACACCGATCTGTTTCGACGACAAGGTCTACATGACCTCGGGCTACGGAGCGGGTTGCAAGCTGGTCGAGATCGGCGCCGACAGCGCAAAGGACGTCTGGGAAAACAAGGTGATGAAGAACCACCACGGCGGCGTGGTCCGTGTCGACGGGCACGTTTACGGGTTCTCCGATGGTGCCGGGCTCGTTTGCCAGAACCTTGAGTCGGGAGACAGGGTCTGGAGCGAAAAGGGCGAGGGGCTTCAGAAGGGCGCCGTGTCTTACGCCGACGGAATGCTCTTCGGTCTCGACGAACACGACGGATCGGTCTTCCTCGCCGAAGCGTCCTCCGACGGATTCAAGGAGCTCGGCCGGTTTTCGCTCCCGAGGGAGACCAAGCTCCGCGAAGGCACACAGGGCAAGGTCTGGACCCACCCGGTAATCATCGGCGGCAGACTCTACCTCCGCGACCAGGACCTCGTGTTCTGCTACGACGTGAAGGGGTAA
- a CDS encoding fibronectin type III domain-containing protein, producing MRICRSVFAGLLLGGWVAHAAPAAPLLEADHMPDAETGLRVSDDGTVDLSWSVPGANAPAEADPALTYLLEQSPDAAFSESKVRYEGPDMASVLTGLREGEYHFRVRAVDSQGEASPWSEPLVLNVKFMDRGQLTLLLVTGALVATMTVVAIISGFLKNR from the coding sequence TTGAGAATCTGCAGGTCCGTCTTTGCCGGCCTCTTGCTCGGTGGATGGGTGGCCCATGCCGCTCCTGCGGCGCCCCTGTTGGAAGCGGATCACATGCCCGACGCCGAAACGGGTCTGCGTGTCAGTGACGACGGGACCGTCGATCTCTCGTGGTCGGTCCCCGGAGCGAACGCACCGGCCGAGGCCGATCCCGCTTTAACCTACCTGCTTGAGCAGTCTCCAGATGCCGCCTTCTCGGAATCCAAGGTGCGCTATGAAGGTCCGGACATGGCCAGCGTGCTGACCGGCTTGCGGGAGGGTGAATATCATTTCCGTGTGCGGGCGGTCGATTCGCAGGGTGAAGCCAGCCCGTGGTCCGAGCCCCTCGTTCTGAACGTGAAGTTCATGGATCGCGGACAACTCACACTACTCTTGGTTACGGGCGCATTGGTCGCAACGATGACCGTTGTCGCCATCATCTCCGGCTTCCTGAAGAACCGATGA
- a CDS encoding Zn-dependent hydrolase, which produces MVATKAGISIDRLGADLRALAEIGRAEDGGVYRMAFSEADMVGKSWLEEKMKDAGLETSRDGACNVIGKLRGTDPDAPALLVGSHIDTVPCAGILDGTLGVLTGLECLRVIVESGRTPACDIELVAFSDEEGRFGGMFGSQAFAGQITPDTIHSATDPGGVRLEDAMKEVGLDPWQALQARRDPKTVGGYLELHIEQGPVLSTAEEQVAVVDAITGLFKWSITFSGEPNHAGTTPMPLRRDAFMGVADFAHEIPRILDENGSDCSRATIGRVELTPGSPNTVPGEAVFTIDVRDTDETVMNELAGAIRKALAAIARRRGLRFTYHVESWIKPVACHPRLVEKVDAAAQAAGVRYRHMESGAAHDAQIMASVCPVAMIFVPSVDGKSHSPAEWTPYDDIEAGAKVMLGAIERLAFGES; this is translated from the coding sequence ATGGTTGCCACCAAAGCAGGAATTTCCATCGACAGACTTGGCGCGGACCTGCGCGCCCTCGCCGAGATCGGGCGCGCCGAGGACGGAGGTGTTTACCGGATGGCCTTCAGCGAGGCCGACATGGTCGGCAAGAGCTGGCTTGAGGAAAAAATGAAGGATGCCGGACTGGAAACGAGCCGCGATGGTGCGTGCAACGTCATCGGCAAGCTCAGGGGGACGGATCCGGATGCGCCCGCGCTACTTGTGGGCTCCCACATCGACACGGTCCCGTGCGCCGGCATTCTTGACGGCACGCTCGGCGTTCTCACAGGTCTCGAGTGCCTCCGGGTGATCGTAGAAAGCGGGCGAACGCCGGCATGCGATATCGAGCTCGTGGCATTTTCCGACGAAGAAGGTCGCTTTGGCGGCATGTTCGGCTCGCAAGCCTTCGCCGGGCAGATCACGCCCGATACGATCCACAGCGCCACCGACCCGGGAGGAGTTCGCCTTGAGGACGCCATGAAGGAAGTGGGGCTTGATCCGTGGCAGGCACTGCAGGCGCGCCGCGATCCGAAGACCGTCGGCGGTTACCTTGAACTTCACATCGAACAGGGTCCCGTCCTTAGCACAGCCGAGGAACAGGTAGCTGTGGTCGATGCCATCACCGGACTCTTCAAGTGGAGCATCACCTTTTCCGGAGAACCCAACCACGCCGGCACGACGCCGATGCCGCTCCGCCGCGACGCATTCATGGGCGTCGCGGACTTCGCCCATGAGATCCCGCGCATCCTCGATGAGAACGGATCCGATTGTTCCCGCGCGACCATCGGCCGGGTCGAATTGACTCCCGGCTCTCCCAACACGGTTCCGGGTGAAGCGGTGTTCACCATCGATGTCCGCGACACCGACGAAACCGTGATGAATGAGTTGGCCGGAGCAATTCGCAAGGCGTTGGCGGCGATCGCAAGACGCCGCGGACTCCGGTTCACCTACCATGTCGAGAGCTGGATCAAACCTGTCGCCTGCCATCCGCGTTTGGTCGAGAAAGTCGATGCCGCAGCTCAGGCGGCCGGGGTCCGCTACCGGCACATGGAGTCCGGCGCCGCCCACGATGCCCAGATCATGGCCTCGGTCTGTCCGGTCGCCATGATCTTCGTCCCCTCGGTCGACGGAAAGTCCCACTCGCCCGCGGAATGGACGCCTTACGACGACATCGAAGCGGGCGCCAAGGTAATGCTTGGGGCCATCGAGCGCCTCGCCTTCGGGGAATCGTAA
- a CDS encoding sodium:solute symporter, translating to MILAQIGADASLHAADWAVIGGYLVFVLWLGFWIGRKHEGAEDYFLAGRSMTWLFIGVSLFASNISSTTLIGLAGDAYSTGIAVFNYEWMASVVLVFFASFLLPALLRSKVYTLPEFLGLRFGMGVRRYFSGLTLFLNIVVDTAGSLYAGGVVLKLLFPDVDLGMIIAALAIFAGIYTMAGGLAAVIYTDFVQTLFLLVGACVISWIAFGRVGGWEGMTEGLSHDRLSLIRPADDASVPWPGLLFGVPILGFYFWCTNQFMAQRALSAKSLDHGRGGLLVAAALKLPVLFIMVLPGTMAIHLYPELPRPDLVYPTLMFDLLPTGLLGLCLAGFIAALMSQIDSTLNAASTLVTMDFIRPLRPQLTQIGLMRVGRIATVAFMALAAFWAPEIDRFESLFKYLQQVLAYTIPPVVVLFFAAMFSARANHAGAMACMIAGTLSGAVLFVLNVVLEKTHIHFLYVAPIGCLVAWTALLIGNRLGTAPPTEDLPTRWTPDAFRAESASLASSPWHRNYRIWSIVLLIVTALLVWVFR from the coding sequence GTGATTTTGGCACAGATCGGAGCCGACGCCTCGCTGCATGCGGCGGACTGGGCGGTGATCGGCGGCTATTTGGTGTTTGTCCTGTGGCTGGGCTTTTGGATCGGCCGCAAGCATGAGGGGGCGGAAGACTACTTTCTCGCAGGGCGGTCGATGACCTGGCTGTTCATCGGGGTGTCGCTGTTCGCCTCGAACATTTCGAGCACGACACTGATCGGTCTCGCCGGCGATGCCTACAGCACAGGCATCGCGGTCTTCAACTACGAGTGGATGGCCTCGGTGGTGCTCGTCTTCTTCGCCAGCTTCCTGCTTCCGGCGCTGCTGCGCAGCAAGGTCTACACACTTCCCGAGTTCCTCGGACTGCGTTTCGGGATGGGCGTCCGACGCTACTTCTCGGGCCTCACCCTGTTTCTCAACATCGTCGTCGACACCGCCGGGAGCCTCTACGCCGGCGGCGTGGTCCTGAAGCTCCTCTTTCCCGATGTCGACCTCGGCATGATCATTGCCGCGTTGGCGATCTTCGCGGGGATCTACACCATGGCCGGGGGACTGGCGGCGGTGATCTACACCGACTTTGTCCAGACCCTCTTCCTGCTCGTCGGCGCATGTGTGATCAGTTGGATCGCCTTCGGCAGGGTTGGCGGCTGGGAAGGGATGACCGAAGGCCTGAGCCATGATCGTCTCAGCCTGATCCGTCCGGCGGACGATGCCTCTGTACCGTGGCCCGGCTTGCTCTTCGGAGTGCCGATTCTCGGATTCTACTTTTGGTGCACCAACCAGTTCATGGCCCAGCGGGCCCTGAGCGCGAAGTCCCTCGATCATGGGAGGGGTGGCCTTCTCGTCGCAGCCGCGCTGAAGCTGCCGGTCCTATTTATCATGGTCCTCCCGGGCACCATGGCGATCCACCTGTATCCCGAGTTGCCCCGACCCGACCTCGTCTATCCGACGCTGATGTTCGACCTGTTGCCGACCGGCTTGCTCGGCTTGTGCCTCGCGGGATTCATTGCCGCACTGATGTCCCAGATCGATTCCACGCTCAACGCCGCATCGACACTGGTCACCATGGACTTCATCCGTCCGCTCCGGCCTCAGCTAACCCAAATTGGTCTGATGAGGGTTGGTCGCATCGCTACAGTCGCCTTCATGGCGCTGGCTGCGTTCTGGGCACCGGAAATCGATCGCTTCGAATCACTCTTCAAGTATCTCCAGCAGGTCCTCGCCTACACGATTCCGCCAGTCGTCGTACTCTTCTTCGCCGCCATGTTCTCGGCCCGTGCGAATCATGCGGGTGCGATGGCCTGCATGATCGCCGGCACCCTTTCAGGAGCCGTCCTCTTCGTGTTGAACGTCGTTCTTGAGAAGACGCACATCCATTTCCTCTACGTCGCCCCGATCGGCTGCCTGGTGGCGTGGACCGCGCTTCTGATCGGCAACCGGCTCGGCACGGCTCCCCCCACCGAGGATCTCCCGACGAGGTGGACACCCGATGCCTTCCGGGCCGAGAGCGCCAGTCTTGCGAGCAGTCCGTGGCATCGGAACTACCGCATCTGGTCGATTGTGCTCCTGATTGTGACCGCCCTGCTCGTCTGGGTATTCCGCTGA
- the asnB gene encoding asparagine synthase (glutamine-hydrolyzing), giving the protein MCGIAGSFSARPLPDNRESVLNEQLQAILHRGPDAQTTYLEKAKGLALGHTRLSINDLEHGCQPIHSLDKRFVSTVNGEFYDFKKHRSLLMAEGQRFSTKSDSEIAHGLYRKHGLDFLKHLRGEFAFVLYDREKDELLLIRDRWGIRPLFIHVQDGHTIHWGSEVKALLAHPEIPAELDEKAALHQLMQTIAPGMSAFKNIESLSPGHVLRVRRKGERLEIEKFKYWDLDFPEQGGHDRPDDEEYHVDRIREELTQAVVLRLEADVPVGCYLSGGIDSCCILGLATGAMQSPVKAFTIAFDNDDYDESSIAKEMAVSMNADQEMITLAADDLYGENYIDTVWHAERTFYNTLGVAKNLMSKRVWECGYRCVVTGEGSDELFAGYPGFKRDMFLHGIADEPEHIRAEYQAALEKTNSIFKGAILSENERHHPAFDAICGFTPSWIQPWMETLDLARPLLGDDVAHELRDYDPIEEIASRIDGSMMAGRHPLDRAQYTWAKCQLEGQILNWGGDRVDMANSMESRPAFLDHHLAEMAFKVPPHFRIKGNIEKYVLREAVRGVLPEVLYKREKFAFMAPPAHTDEKKKARVRELIGSFLNRDAVAACGILSPDKVETFLRDYEADTDPTSLVRKDALLNHLLGLHILHHKFC; this is encoded by the coding sequence ATGTGCGGCATTGCCGGCTCCTTCTCCGCCCGTCCCCTTCCCGACAATCGCGAATCCGTCCTGAACGAACAGTTGCAGGCGATCCTGCATCGGGGACCCGACGCGCAGACTACCTATCTCGAAAAGGCGAAGGGACTCGCCCTCGGCCATACCCGGCTTTCGATCAACGACCTCGAGCATGGCTGCCAGCCGATCCACTCGCTCGACAAGCGTTTCGTTTCAACCGTCAACGGCGAGTTCTACGATTTCAAGAAGCACCGCTCGCTGTTGATGGCCGAAGGCCAAAGGTTCTCTACAAAGTCTGACTCGGAGATCGCTCATGGGCTTTACCGGAAGCACGGCTTGGATTTCCTCAAGCACCTCCGCGGTGAGTTCGCGTTCGTGCTCTATGACCGGGAGAAGGATGAGCTGCTTCTGATTCGCGACCGCTGGGGTATCCGTCCGCTGTTCATCCACGTGCAGGACGGCCATACCATCCATTGGGGGTCGGAAGTTAAGGCATTGCTGGCGCATCCCGAGATTCCCGCCGAACTCGACGAGAAGGCTGCGCTGCACCAGTTGATGCAAACGATCGCGCCCGGGATGAGCGCGTTCAAGAACATCGAGTCGCTGTCCCCGGGACATGTGCTTCGCGTCCGCCGCAAGGGCGAACGCCTGGAGATCGAGAAGTTCAAATACTGGGACCTCGACTTCCCGGAGCAAGGCGGACACGACCGGCCGGACGACGAGGAATACCATGTCGATCGGATTCGTGAAGAACTCACCCAAGCGGTGGTTCTGCGGCTTGAGGCCGACGTCCCGGTCGGTTGCTACCTGTCCGGCGGAATCGACTCATGCTGCATCCTTGGTCTTGCGACGGGAGCAATGCAGTCGCCGGTCAAGGCGTTCACGATCGCCTTCGACAACGACGACTACGACGAGTCGAGCATCGCCAAGGAGATGGCGGTCTCGATGAATGCCGACCAGGAGATGATCACGCTGGCGGCGGACGACCTCTACGGTGAGAACTACATCGACACCGTCTGGCATGCCGAGCGGACCTTCTACAACACGCTCGGGGTTGCGAAGAACCTGATGTCGAAACGGGTCTGGGAGTGCGGCTATCGTTGCGTGGTGACCGGCGAGGGATCGGACGAATTGTTCGCCGGATATCCCGGCTTCAAGCGCGACATGTTCCTTCACGGCATTGCCGACGAACCCGAGCACATCCGGGCCGAGTACCAAGCGGCGCTTGAGAAGACGAATTCGATCTTCAAGGGAGCGATCCTTTCGGAAAACGAGCGGCATCATCCGGCGTTCGACGCGATCTGCGGATTCACGCCGTCATGGATTCAGCCATGGATGGAGACGCTGGATCTCGCGCGTCCGCTGCTGGGCGACGACGTGGCCCATGAGCTCCGCGACTACGATCCGATCGAGGAAATCGCGAGTCGAATCGACGGCTCGATGATGGCCGGACGTCATCCCCTCGACCGGGCCCAGTACACCTGGGCGAAGTGCCAGCTCGAGGGGCAGATCCTCAACTGGGGTGGCGACCGCGTCGACATGGCGAACAGCATGGAAAGCCGGCCTGCTTTCCTGGATCACCACCTCGCGGAGATGGCTTTCAAGGTCCCTCCCCATTTCCGCATCAAGGGGAACATCGAGAAGTATGTGCTTCGAGAGGCGGTCCGCGGTGTGCTGCCGGAGGTGCTCTACAAGCGCGAGAAGTTCGCCTTCATGGCACCACCCGCGCATACAGACGAGAAGAAGAAGGCGCGCGTTCGCGAGTTGATCGGATCGTTCCTGAATCGGGATGCGGTGGCGGCTTGCGGGATTCTCTCACCCGACAAAGTCGAAACTTTCCTTCGGGACTACGAAGCCGACACGGATCCGACCTCGCTGGTGCGCAAAGATGCGTTGCTGAATCACCTGCTCGGGCTCCACATCCTTCATCACAAGTTCTGTTAG
- a CDS encoding LamG-like jellyroll fold domain-containing protein: protein MKPEEAIARILANTADPGEVEEVIRQLKADPEALRRFVELAEIDGLIGPALEDDLRRERRFQAVEGAVRHADREDFVAGVRQRIRIRQAARYGMAVAATVVIGLFLSWLLLPENRGPVMATIQRTESVPEGSLVKAGTALVAGDSVIFESGLAELQVGDKGTMVLEGPAELRFDGPMRAVLNRGRVVMRVTEAGHGFEVATPKGKVIDLGTEFGVAVTDDGEVETHVLDGEVEAVPDSGPKVRLTKANALRFGDATTMVADSTAFYTKLPPLHRETPSGILWRFDEGNGHFSESDPEGDPMVFHAESHGQSPEWVDGVFGEALALDGKGGYLESGFRGIGGADPRTVCFWVKVPEDFSIKQGFGIVSWGHWRSEGWGEVWQISVNPLEEEGLVGGLRVGLHGGQIVGATDLRDGEWHHVAVVLYEGSQPDVGTHVVVYIDGELESLSSRTLQKVKTRINTATHGVWVGRNVTTADGRFASHGSFFRGEVDELSIFHGALSQREILSLKSENRLPAR from the coding sequence ATGAAACCGGAGGAAGCCATTGCACGAATCCTCGCGAACACCGCTGATCCCGGCGAGGTTGAGGAGGTCATCCGTCAACTCAAGGCGGATCCGGAGGCACTCCGCCGTTTCGTCGAACTCGCGGAGATCGACGGCCTCATCGGTCCGGCCCTCGAAGACGACCTCAGAAGGGAGCGCCGCTTCCAAGCGGTCGAGGGTGCGGTCCGACACGCCGACCGCGAGGATTTTGTCGCAGGCGTCCGTCAGCGCATCCGCATCCGCCAGGCGGCCCGTTATGGAATGGCGGTCGCCGCTACCGTGGTGATCGGACTCTTTCTCTCGTGGCTTCTTCTGCCTGAGAACCGCGGCCCGGTGATGGCAACCATCCAACGCACCGAGAGTGTTCCCGAAGGATCACTCGTAAAGGCGGGCACCGCACTCGTCGCCGGGGACTCGGTGATCTTCGAATCCGGACTTGCCGAGCTTCAGGTTGGAGACAAGGGGACGATGGTTCTTGAGGGCCCAGCCGAGCTTCGTTTCGACGGACCGATGCGTGCGGTCCTGAATCGTGGCCGCGTCGTGATGCGGGTCACTGAAGCCGGTCATGGCTTCGAAGTCGCAACTCCCAAGGGCAAGGTGATCGATCTCGGCACCGAGTTCGGCGTTGCCGTGACCGATGACGGTGAGGTTGAAACCCACGTTCTCGACGGCGAGGTCGAAGCGGTGCCGGATAGCGGTCCGAAGGTCCGTCTGACCAAGGCCAACGCGCTGCGTTTCGGGGATGCCACCACAATGGTGGCCGATAGCACCGCCTTCTACACCAAGCTTCCGCCACTGCACCGCGAGACTCCTTCCGGCATCCTCTGGCGGTTCGACGAGGGCAATGGGCACTTCTCCGAGTCCGATCCCGAAGGTGATCCGATGGTCTTCCACGCGGAGAGCCACGGGCAGTCACCCGAGTGGGTGGACGGCGTTTTCGGCGAGGCGCTGGCACTCGACGGCAAGGGCGGATACCTTGAGTCAGGCTTCCGTGGCATCGGAGGCGCGGATCCGCGGACCGTCTGCTTCTGGGTCAAGGTTCCCGAGGACTTCTCGATCAAGCAGGGTTTCGGAATCGTCTCCTGGGGTCATTGGCGCAGCGAAGGATGGGGTGAGGTCTGGCAGATTTCCGTGAATCCGCTGGAAGAGGAGGGCCTCGTCGGCGGACTCCGCGTCGGCCTGCACGGAGGGCAGATCGTGGGTGCCACCGACCTGCGGGATGGCGAGTGGCATCATGTCGCGGTGGTTCTCTACGAAGGCTCGCAGCCGGACGTCGGAACCCATGTCGTGGTCTACATCGACGGCGAACTGGAATCCCTTTCCAGCCGCACGTTGCAGAAGGTGAAGACCCGTATCAACACCGCGACCCACGGAGTCTGGGTCGGGCGAAACGTGACCACTGCGGATGGGCGTTTCGCTTCTCATGGTTCGTTCTTCCGGGGGGAAGTCGATGAACTCTCGATTTTCCACGGAGCACTGAGCCAGCGTGAGATCCTGAGCCTGAAGTCGGAAAACCGGCTTCCGGCCCGCTGA